In Acidianus brierleyi, one genomic interval encodes:
- a CDS encoding DUF2203 domain-containing protein, with the protein MDYIYFDLSTAREILPWLKERLLKLKEIKYNTEEVLVNGNKKEIEKYILNVDKIIKEITKKGIIIRDPDLGLVDFPAIINDRPAYLCWKIDEEDIKFWHYAEEGYIGRKPITGKENILSFL; encoded by the coding sequence ATGGATTACATTTACTTTGATTTAAGTACTGCTAGAGAGATATTACCTTGGCTAAAAGAGAGATTACTAAAACTTAAAGAAATAAAATACAATACTGAAGAAGTACTGGTTAATGGAAATAAAAAGGAAATAGAAAAGTACATATTAAATGTTGATAAAATAATTAAGGAAATTACTAAAAAAGGAATAATTATTAGGGATCCTGATCTAGGATTAGTTGATTTTCCTGCTATAATAAATGATAGGCCGGCATATCTTTGCTGGAAAATTGATGAAGAAGACATAAAATTTTGGCATTATGCAGAAGAAGGGTACATAGGAAGGAAGCCAATAACAGGAAAAGAAAATATATTAAGTTTTCTTTAG
- a CDS encoding 4Fe-4S binding protein, with protein sequence MNPLQIAILVYIVGMMIADFIILFYVLRRSLVTRRVIFFISSILLYMAVEAADIGYIIFYKGSIFSEPISLLLASIPAVLSVKLKDSSIQWRADKVASITLAFTIVLDELAMGYAFSSAFGPRLNPLISSVSNIAFGIMMLSDAIFFLAISSIKNIREFALFSFAASMAFMPNIFLTFRTYLSLVGSTVSSIIMIINIIMLYLIEIRRISFNMQLLSISLAGFDFFMMLGLSAYAAYKDLYIISISMILSMIWYFILIFYRFSDRKINIGIKYPFIFLILINLAELTMGFGESVLGFNITNSIFMTHHMESMKMPMRSPFTNPYWWIFPMNPLSMTIMSFKDVLMNSHNIIFATFWGSYILIMMTTMMPFYVIMMGAEMIYLVYERFKISKNSQIKYWAIAIMIGMPIFVWLIPYYTDFYIFGMSGMIFPVTLIGFSISIIAIIIASILFGKRAYCNLACMSAHMWTNIFYDKFKPKKNYRFWDYFRWIPFTLMLITFGYWSSMELGITKVPHIGMTAINPLDIFGMFTLNYIWWFFFFLTPIFGTYSCSRQGWCGFGTFVGLFNKIIFKIKAKNVEDCRVCNNIQCEKACPIKIEIRKDILSKGFSNRISCVGCGDCVEACPKNNLEIYDITRLFKKK encoded by the coding sequence ATGAATCCTTTACAAATAGCAATCCTCGTATATATTGTTGGAATGATGATAGCTGATTTCATAATATTGTTCTATGTACTACGTAGAAGCTTAGTAACAAGAAGAGTAATATTCTTCATCTCCTCGATACTCCTCTATATGGCAGTAGAGGCTGCAGATATAGGATATATAATATTCTATAAAGGTTCTATATTTTCAGAACCAATTAGCCTACTTTTAGCTTCAATTCCAGCAGTGCTTTCAGTTAAGCTCAAAGATTCATCAATCCAGTGGAGAGCAGATAAGGTAGCATCTATAACATTGGCATTTACAATAGTATTGGACGAATTAGCAATGGGATACGCCTTTTCCTCTGCTTTTGGCCCTAGATTAAATCCCTTAATTTCTTCAGTAAGTAATATAGCCTTCGGGATAATGATGCTTAGTGATGCTATATTCTTCCTTGCAATTTCCTCTATAAAGAACATAAGAGAATTTGCTCTATTTTCTTTTGCTGCGTCAATGGCCTTTATGCCAAATATCTTTTTGACATTTAGAACTTACTTGAGTTTAGTAGGTTCTACAGTATCATCTATCATTATGATTATAAATATTATAATGTTATACTTAATTGAAATAAGAAGAATATCCTTCAACATGCAACTCTTATCAATTTCTCTAGCTGGATTTGATTTCTTTATGATGTTAGGTCTCTCAGCTTATGCTGCTTATAAAGATCTTTACATAATTTCAATTTCTATGATACTTTCTATGATATGGTATTTCATTCTTATATTCTATAGATTTTCTGATAGAAAGATTAATATAGGAATAAAATATCCGTTCATTTTTCTAATTTTAATAAATCTAGCAGAACTTACTATGGGATTTGGAGAAAGCGTTCTAGGATTCAACATTACCAACTCTATCTTTATGACGCATCACATGGAATCTATGAAAATGCCAATGAGAAGTCCTTTCACTAATCCATATTGGTGGATCTTCCCAATGAATCCATTATCAATGACAATAATGTCTTTTAAAGATGTATTAATGAATAGTCACAATATTATTTTCGCTACTTTCTGGGGTTCCTATATTCTTATTATGATGACCACTATGATGCCATTCTATGTAATAATGATGGGAGCGGAAATGATATACCTTGTTTATGAGAGATTTAAAATAAGTAAAAATTCACAAATTAAGTATTGGGCTATAGCAATAATGATAGGAATGCCAATATTTGTTTGGTTAATCCCATACTATACAGACTTTTATATATTTGGGATGAGTGGTATGATATTCCCTGTAACATTAATAGGATTCTCAATATCAATAATTGCTATAATTATAGCGTCTATCTTATTTGGCAAAAGAGCTTATTGCAATTTAGCGTGCATGTCTGCTCATATGTGGACAAATATATTCTATGATAAATTTAAGCCGAAGAAAAATTACAGATTTTGGGATTACTTTAGATGGATTCCGTTCACACTAATGCTGATTACTTTTGGATATTGGTCCAGTATGGAATTAGGAATAACCAAAGTACCTCATATTGGAATGACAGCTATAAATCCTTTGGATATATTTGGAATGTTCACATTAAATTATATATGGTGGTTCTTCTTCTTTTTAACGCCTATATTTGGTACATATTCTTGCTCTAGACAAGGATGGTGTGGATTCGGAACTTTTGTAGGATTATTTAATAAAATAATATTTAAGATAAAAGCAAAAAATGTAGAGGATTGTAGAGTATGTAATAACATACAATGTGAAAAGGCTTGCCCTATTAAAATTGAAATAAGAAAAGATATACTATCAAAAGGATTTAGCAATAGAATTAGTTGCGTTGGATGTGGAGATTGTGTAGAAGCATGTCCAAAAAATAACTTAGAAATATATGATATTACAAGGTTATTTAAAAAGAAATGA
- a CDS encoding M1 family metallopeptidase yields MEVKYYQVFLDFDFNELYYRGNEKIIINTEDKVTLDLDGIKILSVKVDGKTVKYTLDDQSLIIDSGKFSGTLDIDFEGKVRDDLVGIYKAPYNGSYIITTQFESTHARKFIPCVDNPSYKAEFKLIVKVDKDLDVISNMPIERITNEGSKKTVEFYKTPKMSTYLLYLGIGKFEEYQLGETPKIIVATVPGKISKSKIPADYALRFIRFYENYFGIKYVMPKVHLIAVPEFAFGAMENWGAITFRETALLADENSAFKQIRRVAEVVAHELAHQWFGDLVTMKWWNDLWLNESFATFMSYKAVDSNFSDWDFWGEFISEETSGAMLKDSLHITHPIEVEVKSPSEIEQIFDDISYGKGASILRMIEAYLGKEDFQKGIRDYLEAHKFGNAEGKDLWQSLEVASGKPVSRIMPEWVTKEGYPIVFVKTNGNSIELSQKRFMLSGLEDKVYPIPLTIEINGKKESILLDKDKDIINFGEDIKSLKLNLDRTGMYRVYYDNLDLFWNSNPNHFERFGLVNDYFNLLLSGNIQVNDYFKIINHEMNEQNYLPAMEISDQLFTLYQINSDKYRKIAYDFHSSMVQKFENAKSSLDKLAFGTIAERFIKISDEYARKISEEFYNYDKLDPDIKDAVVEAYAIVKEDESLDTLLEKYRKEKFDEDRMRYLKALLSYKKSYLVVNNLSLALTGEIKKQDVITVISNSIVYPEVRYAVWTWLKTNIQFIARIYQGTGILGRVMSNVIPILGLGRETQVEDFFSKNKVSGAEKGILQGLEILKAYSKLA; encoded by the coding sequence ATGGAAGTTAAATATTACCAGGTATTTTTAGATTTCGATTTTAATGAATTATACTATAGAGGAAACGAAAAAATAATAATAAATACTGAAGATAAGGTAACGCTAGATCTTGACGGAATCAAGATTTTATCAGTTAAAGTTGATGGAAAAACTGTAAAATATACATTAGATGACCAAAGTCTCATAATAGATTCTGGCAAATTTTCTGGGACTTTAGATATAGATTTTGAAGGAAAAGTTAGGGATGATCTTGTTGGAATATATAAAGCTCCATACAATGGCTCATATATTATAACTACTCAGTTTGAATCCACGCATGCTAGGAAATTTATACCATGTGTAGATAATCCTTCATATAAGGCAGAATTTAAGTTAATTGTTAAGGTAGATAAAGATCTAGATGTAATATCTAATATGCCTATAGAGAGAATTACAAATGAAGGAAGTAAGAAGACTGTAGAGTTCTACAAAACACCTAAGATGTCTACGTATTTACTGTATTTAGGTATTGGGAAATTTGAGGAATATCAACTCGGAGAGACTCCCAAAATAATTGTGGCTACAGTACCAGGTAAAATTTCGAAGAGTAAAATCCCTGCTGATTATGCGCTTAGATTTATTCGTTTTTATGAAAATTACTTTGGGATAAAGTATGTAATGCCCAAAGTTCATCTTATAGCAGTTCCAGAATTTGCTTTTGGAGCTATGGAAAATTGGGGAGCTATAACATTTAGAGAAACTGCTCTATTAGCAGATGAAAATTCTGCATTTAAGCAAATTAGAAGAGTAGCAGAGGTTGTAGCTCATGAATTAGCTCATCAGTGGTTTGGCGACTTAGTAACGATGAAATGGTGGAACGATTTATGGTTGAACGAAAGTTTTGCTACATTTATGAGTTATAAGGCGGTTGATTCTAATTTCTCTGATTGGGATTTTTGGGGAGAATTTATATCGGAAGAAACATCTGGCGCTATGTTAAAGGATTCTTTACATATAACTCATCCTATTGAAGTTGAGGTTAAATCTCCATCAGAGATAGAACAAATTTTCGATGATATAAGCTATGGTAAAGGGGCCAGCATTCTAAGAATGATAGAAGCCTATTTAGGTAAGGAAGATTTTCAGAAAGGTATAAGAGACTATTTAGAAGCTCATAAGTTTGGTAACGCAGAAGGAAAAGATCTATGGCAAAGTTTAGAAGTAGCTTCTGGAAAACCTGTCTCTAGAATAATGCCGGAATGGGTTACTAAAGAAGGATATCCTATAGTATTTGTTAAAACAAATGGAAATAGCATAGAACTTAGTCAAAAGAGATTTATGCTTTCTGGTTTGGAGGATAAGGTATATCCTATTCCATTAACTATAGAGATAAATGGTAAAAAAGAGTCTATTCTACTAGATAAGGATAAGGATATAATTAATTTTGGTGAGGATATAAAGTCATTAAAATTAAACCTCGATAGAACTGGAATGTACAGAGTTTACTATGATAATCTAGATTTATTCTGGAACTCTAATCCAAACCATTTTGAAAGATTTGGATTAGTTAACGATTATTTTAATCTATTACTTTCAGGTAATATACAAGTTAACGATTATTTTAAAATTATAAATCATGAGATGAATGAGCAAAACTATTTACCTGCAATGGAAATTTCTGATCAACTATTTACATTATATCAGATAAATTCTGATAAATATAGAAAAATTGCTTATGACTTTCACTCTTCTATGGTACAAAAATTCGAAAACGCAAAAAGTTCATTAGATAAGTTAGCCTTTGGAACTATTGCAGAGAGATTCATTAAAATAAGTGATGAATATGCGAGAAAGATATCTGAAGAGTTTTATAATTATGATAAATTAGACCCTGACATAAAGGACGCAGTGGTCGAGGCTTATGCTATAGTAAAAGAAGATGAGTCATTAGATACATTGCTAGAGAAATATAGAAAAGAAAAATTTGATGAGGACAGAATGAGATATTTAAAGGCTCTCTTATCATATAAGAAATCTTATCTAGTTGTTAATAATTTGAGTTTAGCTTTAACAGGAGAGATTAAAAAACAGGATGTAATAACAGTAATTTCTAACAGTATTGTATATCCTGAAGTAAGATACGCAGTATGGACATGGCTTAAAACAAATATTCAGTTTATAGCTAGAATATATCAGGGAACTGGAATACTTGGAAGGGTTATGTCTAATGTTATACCTATTTTAGGATTAGGAAGAGAAACTCAAGTAGAGGACTTCTTTAGTAAAAACAAAGTTTCAGGAGCAGAAAAAGGAATATTACAAGGATTAGAAATTTTAAAAGCGTATTCTAAGCTTGCATAG
- the leuS gene encoding leucine--tRNA ligase gives MSNEQFFNKLAEKWSKDFCNLFNVDPNEKPKFFITVAFPYTNSPFHIGHGRTYVTADIYARYMRMKGHNVLFPLAFQFTGTPILSMSEAIKRGDKDIISEFIDIYGIPREKLEEFTDPLKLAEYFKNEMENTAKKLGLSIDWRREFTTVDKRFEKFIQWQFRKLKDKGYVSQSTEAVGFCPNDNFPVGMHDTKGDIEPEIVKQNVILFENNDYLFPVVTPRPETIFGATALMINPKATYIIVKKDSKKWILTDKAFSKLSYQMNLEKIGEIKLEDLLKIKVINPLTGEKLDIIPNKIVEPDVGTGIVMAVPSHEPLHYLALIESGIKPELKRIIYTSEYEDIPSVEVVSIAGTKTPAELKDYIESLYKIEYYKGYMANDLENLVPDFMKQYIKDEINGKPVKDAREKIIELLKKLGHYDNIYEISNGPIYCRCGTEIVVKMMQNQLFINYDDPNWKSLTLKSLDKIKIIPEDERKDLEKVIFSLNKRACSRSRGLGARLPWDNSQIVDSLSDSTIYTVFYTIAHKLPQDPEKLQDVFWNYVLLGEGDVNKISEELQLDKKILEDIKSEFEYWYPVDSRHSGRDLIRNHLPFYLYNHLAIFGEKYLPRSIIINGFVRVGGKKMSKSFGNVYPLFKAINEFGADPIRLALTVSSEISEDTDFSSYITNSISNQLKRIYDTIMFFSKMEVSNDIKDEDIWFSSILHYKIKEISSLMDNLEFRKAYNIILYEFYELLKEYLEFRKNPNKDILNKFIDSWIKLLSPGAPFISEELWHSRYSTFVSKESFPNASDFQLDKKILMSMEYIRYLIDYINKMESILNKKSEKIIFYVTRPEKIGYIRDVINAVRAHKELPESDYLIRIRNNLQQIPDLIKDLILEYDLDEFNTIVGNVNFLLNKLNVDEIRVYYSDDPEAPDIKGKKGIALPLMPSIVII, from the coding sequence ATGTCTAATGAACAATTCTTCAACAAACTCGCCGAAAAATGGAGTAAAGATTTTTGTAACTTGTTTAATGTAGATCCTAATGAGAAGCCTAAATTCTTTATTACTGTAGCATTTCCTTATACAAACAGTCCATTTCATATAGGACACGGAAGAACATATGTAACTGCAGATATTTACGCAAGATATATGAGAATGAAAGGACATAATGTACTTTTCCCGCTAGCTTTCCAATTTACAGGTACACCTATACTTTCTATGTCAGAAGCTATAAAAAGAGGAGATAAAGATATAATATCTGAATTTATAGATATCTATGGCATTCCTAGAGAAAAATTGGAAGAATTCACTGATCCATTAAAGTTAGCAGAGTATTTTAAGAATGAGATGGAAAATACTGCAAAAAAATTAGGCCTCAGTATAGATTGGAGAAGAGAATTTACAACTGTAGATAAAAGGTTTGAGAAATTTATACAATGGCAATTTAGAAAACTTAAGGATAAGGGTTATGTCTCGCAGTCTACTGAGGCAGTAGGATTTTGTCCTAATGATAATTTTCCAGTAGGAATGCATGATACTAAAGGAGATATAGAACCAGAAATAGTAAAGCAAAATGTAATACTTTTTGAAAATAATGATTATTTATTTCCTGTTGTAACGCCTAGACCAGAAACGATTTTTGGTGCTACTGCATTAATGATAAATCCAAAAGCTACGTACATAATTGTTAAAAAGGACTCTAAAAAGTGGATATTAACAGATAAAGCGTTTAGTAAATTATCATATCAAATGAATTTAGAAAAAATAGGAGAAATTAAACTAGAAGACTTACTAAAAATAAAGGTTATTAATCCTTTAACTGGTGAAAAGTTAGATATTATACCTAACAAAATAGTTGAGCCAGATGTAGGAACAGGAATAGTTATGGCTGTACCTTCTCATGAGCCATTACATTATTTAGCATTAATTGAATCAGGAATTAAGCCTGAGTTAAAAAGAATAATCTATACATCAGAATATGAAGATATACCATCAGTTGAGGTAGTCTCTATAGCTGGGACAAAAACTCCAGCAGAGTTGAAAGATTACATAGAATCATTATATAAAATCGAATATTACAAGGGCTATATGGCTAATGATCTTGAAAATCTAGTACCCGATTTTATGAAACAGTATATAAAAGATGAAATTAATGGAAAACCAGTTAAGGATGCTAGGGAAAAAATAATAGAGTTATTAAAGAAATTGGGACACTATGATAATATCTATGAAATATCTAACGGTCCTATTTATTGTAGATGCGGTACTGAAATAGTAGTTAAAATGATGCAGAATCAATTGTTTATTAACTATGATGATCCAAATTGGAAATCACTAACCCTAAAATCTTTAGATAAGATAAAGATTATACCAGAAGATGAAAGGAAAGATCTAGAAAAAGTAATATTTTCCCTTAATAAGAGAGCATGTTCACGAAGTAGAGGATTAGGCGCTAGACTACCTTGGGATAATTCACAAATAGTTGACAGTTTAAGTGACTCAACTATATATACAGTTTTCTATACAATAGCCCATAAATTACCTCAGGATCCCGAAAAGCTCCAAGATGTTTTTTGGAATTACGTCTTATTAGGCGAAGGAGATGTAAATAAAATTTCTGAAGAACTTCAACTAGATAAAAAAATATTAGAAGATATCAAGAGTGAATTCGAATATTGGTACCCAGTAGATTCTAGACATAGTGGAAGAGATTTAATAAGAAATCATTTGCCCTTTTACTTATATAACCATCTTGCTATTTTTGGTGAAAAATATCTTCCAAGGTCAATTATAATAAACGGATTTGTTAGAGTTGGAGGCAAAAAAATGAGTAAAAGTTTTGGAAACGTCTATCCATTATTCAAGGCTATAAACGAATTTGGTGCAGATCCTATTCGATTGGCTTTAACAGTATCCTCAGAAATATCTGAGGATACAGATTTTAGCTCGTATATTACAAATTCTATTTCTAATCAATTAAAAAGGATTTATGATACCATAATGTTCTTTTCAAAAATGGAAGTTAGCAATGATATTAAAGACGAAGATATATGGTTTTCATCAATATTACATTATAAAATAAAAGAGATATCTTCTCTTATGGACAATCTTGAGTTTAGAAAAGCGTATAATATTATATTATATGAATTTTATGAATTATTAAAAGAATATCTAGAGTTTAGAAAAAATCCAAATAAAGATATTTTAAATAAATTTATAGATTCATGGATAAAACTATTATCACCAGGAGCTCCTTTTATTTCAGAAGAACTTTGGCATTCAAGATATTCTACATTTGTATCTAAAGAATCATTTCCAAACGCAAGCGATTTTCAATTAGACAAGAAAATATTAATGTCAATGGAATATATAAGATATCTTATAGACTATATAAATAAAATGGAAAGTATATTAAATAAAAAATCAGAAAAAATAATATTTTATGTAACACGTCCAGAAAAAATTGGCTATATACGTGATGTTATAAACGCAGTAAGAGCACATAAGGAGTTGCCAGAGTCTGACTATCTAATAAGAATAAGAAATAATTTACAACAAATACCAGATCTAATTAAGGATTTAATATTGGAATACGATCTAGATGAATTTAACACTATAGTTGGCAATGTAAACTTTTTATTAAATAAACTCAATGTGGATGAGATAAGAGTCTATTATTCTGATGATCCAGAAGCACCAGATATTAAGGGAAAGAAAGGTATAGCACTTCCATTAATGCCTTCTATTGTAATAATCTAG
- a CDS encoding TIGR04084 family radical SAM/SPASM domain-containing protein, with protein sequence MLWLLVTTGKCNLICDYCGGSFPKDVVPWKTTYNINKLKKLIENDSNPTVIFYGGEPLNNPKFIMDFIDNVRAKRIGIQTNGTLIRILPLKYWKKINVALLSIDGREEITDKHRGKKIYRVVTENSKLLKSLGIETIARMTVTEDSDIYEEVMHLINLGLYDKIHWQLNVIWTEKWNVERWARENYIPGIKKLVDYFVEKIWEGKIIKIIPILGVISAHYFEGYKGSPCGAGYKSVTVTSDGRVLSCPIAVREKWAELGSVDGFKLMEDPLPEICKNCEYNRYCGGRCLYASKEKYWGEEGFNIVDNITKEYLKIVLSIIPEIDNAIRKGSIKLSDLKYDPTLDSTEVIP encoded by the coding sequence ATGTTATGGCTACTCGTGACTACTGGGAAATGTAATCTAATATGTGATTATTGTGGTGGATCTTTCCCAAAAGACGTAGTACCATGGAAGACTACATATAATATAAATAAGCTTAAAAAACTAATAGAAAATGATAGTAACCCTACAGTAATTTTTTATGGTGGAGAACCACTTAATAATCCAAAATTTATAATGGACTTTATTGACAACGTGAGAGCTAAAAGAATAGGTATACAAACTAATGGAACTTTAATAAGAATTTTACCTCTAAAGTATTGGAAAAAAATTAACGTAGCGTTATTATCTATAGATGGAAGAGAAGAGATTACAGACAAGCATAGAGGAAAAAAAATTTATAGAGTAGTCACAGAAAATTCAAAATTACTTAAATCTTTAGGAATAGAGACTATAGCAAGAATGACCGTAACTGAAGATTCAGATATTTATGAGGAGGTGATGCATTTGATAAATTTAGGCTTATATGACAAAATACATTGGCAACTAAACGTAATATGGACAGAGAAATGGAACGTGGAAAGGTGGGCAAGAGAAAATTATATACCAGGAATAAAGAAATTGGTAGACTATTTTGTAGAAAAAATTTGGGAAGGAAAAATAATTAAGATAATACCTATATTAGGTGTAATTTCCGCTCATTATTTTGAAGGTTATAAAGGATCTCCTTGTGGAGCTGGATATAAGTCAGTAACTGTAACATCTGATGGAAGAGTATTATCTTGCCCTATAGCTGTGAGAGAAAAGTGGGCTGAATTAGGTTCAGTGGATGGTTTCAAACTAATGGAAGATCCCTTGCCAGAAATATGTAAAAATTGCGAATATAATAGGTACTGTGGCGGAAGATGTCTTTATGCATCTAAAGAAAAATATTGGGGAGAAGAAGGATTTAATATTGTAGATAATATTACAAAAGAGTATTTAAAAATAGTACTGTCTATAATTCCTGAAATTGATAATGCTATAAGAAAAGGATCAATAAAACTTAGCGACCTTAAGTATGATCCCACTTTAGATTCTACAGAAGTAATTCCATGA
- a CDS encoding RNA-guided endonuclease InsQ/TnpB family protein, producing the protein MSKNLRLKSFQPQEEYVYLTYSLKNDKKEETKILLENYRALLQKALDYLWEKTRIERKEVKKGKKIFAKVKITLPKKKEVYKKLRDELEKVNNLASHYVDKAINDAYSVLKSWKRRAEKGQASLRKPTLRKVYVRVKSTLRKVDGEDVRITVRPHEYVTFSWSHKWFSRRVEGLELCEPIIKEDRVHLPFRYRLPWFTPIDFLSIDSNLYTLDAYDGEKFVTFSLKELYSLKYGMELKRSKIQSFASKHGRKGKVLMNKYSHRERNRVLDYVHKFVNKLLEMYPLTLIAVEKLDKQSMFQDADDKLSKKVSRTVWRTIHRVLKYKAPLYGSFVKEVDPHLTSKSCPRCGWVSRKVGRTFRCERCGFTLDRQLNASLNIYLKMCGFPRIRDIPRVWVGVIPLKGRRGNGFPRDSGEAQGLRIDMKYYEIL; encoded by the coding sequence GTGTCGAAGAACTTAAGGCTTAAATCATTCCAACCACAGGAGGAATACGTCTACCTAACTTACTCCCTGAAGAACGATAAGAAGGAGGAGACGAAAATACTACTGGAGAATTACAGAGCCCTACTGCAAAAGGCATTAGACTATCTGTGGGAAAAGACTAGGATAGAGAGGAAGGAGGTCAAGAAGGGTAAGAAAATTTTCGCTAAGGTTAAAATAACTCTCCCTAAAAAAAAGGAGGTTTACAAGAAGTTGAGGGATGAGCTTGAGAAGGTTAACAATCTAGCTTCACATTACGTGGACAAAGCAATAAATGACGCTTACTCAGTGTTGAAGAGTTGGAAGAGGAGGGCTGAGAAGGGGCAAGCGTCATTAAGGAAACCAACACTGAGGAAGGTTTACGTTAGGGTAAAGTCTACTCTGAGGAAGGTTGATGGCGAAGACGTTAGGATTACTGTAAGACCTCACGAATACGTCACCTTCTCATGGTCTCACAAGTGGTTTTCACGAAGGGTTGAAGGGCTTGAGTTGTGTGAGCCCATAATTAAGGAGGATAGAGTTCACCTACCGTTCCGTTACAGGTTACCTTGGTTTACTCCCATAGATTTTCTCTCAATTGATAGTAACCTTTACACATTAGACGCTTACGATGGGGAGAAGTTCGTCACTTTCTCCTTGAAGGAGTTGTATAGTTTGAAGTACGGTATGGAGTTGAAGAGGAGTAAAATACAATCTTTTGCTTCTAAACACGGTAGGAAGGGGAAGGTGTTAATGAATAAGTATTCTCATAGGGAGAGGAATCGTGTGCTGGATTATGTTCACAAGTTCGTGAACAAACTGTTGGAAATGTATCCTCTCACTCTGATTGCTGTTGAAAAGTTGGATAAGCAGTCAATGTTCCAAGACGCTGATGACAAGCTGTCTAAGAAGGTTTCAAGGACTGTGTGGAGGACAATTCACCGTGTGCTTAAATACAAGGCTCCCTTATATGGTTCTTTCGTTAAGGAGGTTGACCCGCACCTCACTTCCAAGTCCTGCCCCAGATGTGGATGGGTTTCCCGAAAGGTCGGCAGGACTTTTAGGTGTGAGAGGTGTGGGTTCACTCTGGATAGGCAATTGAACGCATCTCTCAACATATACCTCAAGATGTGCGGGTTTCCCCGCATCCGTGATATTCCGCGGGTGTGGGTTGGGGTTATCCCGCTAAAGGGGCGGAGGGGTAACGGGTTTCCCCGTGACTCTGGTGAAGCCCAAGGGCTGAGGATTGATATGAAATATTATGAAATCCTATGA
- a CDS encoding IS607 family transposase — MLRPKEVCQRLGISYATLREYVKKGYIQPVVLQSEKWRFREEDVERLMGIVRKRKVILYARVSSNTQKDDLINQVKYLEENVKDYDQVITDVGSSLNMKRKGFLKLLRMILNNEVSKIVIAYPDRLVMFGFEIIEEVCKAHNCELVVLNKEDKTPEQELIEDLISILVSFSEKLQGMRKEKVKKCVEELKA; from the coding sequence ATGCTAAGACCTAAAGAAGTGTGCCAACGCTTAGGAATTTCATACGCAACACTCAGAGAATACGTAAAGAAAGGCTACATTCAACCAGTAGTATTACAGAGCGAGAAGTGGAGGTTCAGAGAAGAGGACGTAGAAAGACTGATGGGGATTGTTAGGAAGAGGAAAGTGATACTTTATGCTAGAGTATCATCAAACACACAAAAAGACGACTTGATAAACCAAGTTAAATACCTAGAGGAGAACGTTAAGGACTACGACCAAGTAATAACAGACGTGGGATCTTCATTAAACATGAAGAGAAAAGGTTTCCTCAAATTACTGAGAATGATATTGAATAACGAAGTATCAAAAATAGTCATAGCCTACCCAGACAGACTAGTAATGTTCGGCTTTGAAATAATTGAAGAGGTGTGCAAAGCACACAACTGCGAGCTCGTGGTGCTAAACAAGGAGGACAAAACCCCAGAACAAGAGTTAATCGAAGACTTAATCTCAATCCTAGTATCATTCAGCGAGAAATTGCAAGGAATGAGGAAAGAGAAGGTGAAGAAGTGTGTCGAAGAACTTAAGGCTTAA